In Gossypium arboreum isolate Shixiya-1 chromosome 5, ASM2569848v2, whole genome shotgun sequence, a single genomic region encodes these proteins:
- the LOC108453630 gene encoding protein BTR1 isoform X3: MLENAEKPTYVRFLVSNAAAGSVIGKGGSTITEFQSKSGARIQLSRNHEFFPGTSDRIIMVSGAIDDILKAVELILAKLLDELNIKDNDDVEPRTKVRLIVSNSSCGSIIGKGGATIKSFIEGSQAGIKISPQDNNFYGLNDRLVTVTGTLDEQLRAIDLILSKLCEDSYYSQAMHAPFSYAGIFFSGFHGIPYAYMLPSVATATYNSMSYAPNGAGVKFPNHKEDHSNSITIGVSDEHIGLVLGRGGRNIMEISQVSGARIKISDRGDFMSGTNDRKVTIMGSQRAIHQAESMILQKVANVSERVMD; encoded by the exons ATGCTTG AGAATGCAGAGAAGCCTACATATGTCAGGTTTCTTGTCTCCAATGCTGCGGCTGGTTCAGTAATTGGAAAGGGTGGTTCAACAATTACCGAATTTCAGTCAAAATCAGGAGCTCGAATCCAGTTGTCACGCAATCATGAATTTTTCCCGGGAACATCAGACAGGATCATTATGGTCTCTGGAGCAATTGATGATATACTCAAAGCTGTGGAACTTATCCTTGCAAAATTATTGGATGAG CTTAATATCAAAGATAATGATGATGTTGAACCTAGAACAAAAGTGAGGCTAATTGTTTCCAATAGCTCTTGTGGCAGCATAATTGGGAAAGGAGGGGCTACCATAAA GTCATTTATTGAAGGCTCCCAAGCTGGCATTAAGATATCTCCACAGGATAATAATTTTTATGGCTTGAATGATAGGCTAGTAACAGTTACTGGCACTCTAGATGAGCAGTTGCGAGCAATTGATTTGATTCTTTCCAAGCTTTGTGAAGACTCTTATTACTCACAAGCTATGCATGCCCCATTTTCATATGCAG GTATTTTCTTCTCTGGTTTTCATGGTATTCCATATGCATATATGCTTCCTTCTGTTGCTACAGCGACTTACAATTCAATGAGCTATGCACCAAATGGGGCTGGAGTGAAGTTTCCGAATCACAAG GAGGATCATAGCAACTCTATCACGATTGGTGTTTCTGATGAGCATATAGGACTGGTTCTTGGTCGTGGTGGAAGGAATATCATGGAAATCAGTCAG GTAAGCGGTGCCAGGATAAAAATATCGGATAGGGGTGATTTCATGTCTGGAACAAATGACAG GAAAGTCACAATCATGGGATCACAGAGAGCAATTCATCAAGCAGAGTCCATGATACTGCAGAAGGTAGCAAACGTCAGTGAGAGGGTGATGGATTAG
- the LOC108452577 gene encoding glycine-rich cell wall structural protein 2-like, which produces MGSSKVIGAAFLVLLLVDLAFAARSFRSVGKGGGGGGGGGSGGGGGGANGLGSGSGYGSGYGSGRGSGYGSGGYGRGGGGGGGEGGGGGGGSSSGQGYGSGYGSGYGSGYGNGVGGGGGGGRGGGGGGGGGSGGGHGSGYGYGSGSGYGSGGGRGRGGGGGGGGGGGGGGGGGGDNGYGHGSGYGSGSGYGSGYGSGGGDDDYSP; this is translated from the coding sequence ATGGGCAGCTCTAAGGTTATTGGTGCTGCGTTTTTGGTTTTATTACTAGTGGACTTGGCCTTTGCTGCTAGGTCATTTAGGAGTGTAGGAAAAGGAGGTGGTggtggaggaggaggaggaagtgGTGGAGGTGGAGGTGGTGCTAATGGTTTGGGGTCAGGTTCTGGATATGGTTCAGGGTATGGTTCTGGAAGGGGTTCCGGATACGGTTCAGGAGGTTATGGTAGAGgaggaggtggtggtggtggtgaagGAGGAGGAGGTGGAGGTGGCTCTAGTTCAGGCCAAGGGTATGGGTCTGGATATGGGTCCGGATACGGGTCTGGGTATGGGAATGGTGTAGGAGGTGGTGGAGGCGGAGGTAGAGGAGGAGGAGGTGGCGGAGGTGGAGGTAGTGGAGGTGGACATGGCTCAGGTTATGGATACGGAAGCGGATCTGGATACGGAAGCGGTGGCGGTAGAGGTAGAGGTGGAGGTGGAggtggaggtggtggtggtggaggaGGAGGTGGTGGTGGCGGTGACAATGGTTATGGACATGGTTCAGGGTATGGAAGTGGGTCTGGGTATGGTTCAGGATACGGTAGTGGTGGGGGAGATGATGATTATTCACCATAA
- the LOC108453630 gene encoding protein BTR1 isoform X1, translating to MESTESSYMSSPEAARKRSPPPPKSPTSENAEKPTYVRFLVSNAAAGSVIGKGGSTITEFQSKSGARIQLSRNHEFFPGTSDRIIMVSGAIDDILKAVELILAKLLDELNIKDNDDVEPRTKVRLIVSNSSCGSIIGKGGATIKSFIEGSQAGIKISPQDNNFYGLNDRLVTVTGTLDEQLRAIDLILSKLCEDSYYSQAMHAPFSYAGIFFSGFHGIPYAYMLPSVATATYNSMSYAPNGAGVKFPNHKEDHSNSITIGVSDEHIGLVLGRGGRNIMEISQVSGARIKISDRGDFMSGTNDRKVTIMGSQRAIHQAESMILQKVANVSERVMD from the exons atggagtcGACGGAGTCGTCTTATATGTCATCACCAGAGGCTGCGAGGAAGAGATCTCCGCCGCCACCTAAATCGCCGACTTCTG AGAATGCAGAGAAGCCTACATATGTCAGGTTTCTTGTCTCCAATGCTGCGGCTGGTTCAGTAATTGGAAAGGGTGGTTCAACAATTACCGAATTTCAGTCAAAATCAGGAGCTCGAATCCAGTTGTCACGCAATCATGAATTTTTCCCGGGAACATCAGACAGGATCATTATGGTCTCTGGAGCAATTGATGATATACTCAAAGCTGTGGAACTTATCCTTGCAAAATTATTGGATGAG CTTAATATCAAAGATAATGATGATGTTGAACCTAGAACAAAAGTGAGGCTAATTGTTTCCAATAGCTCTTGTGGCAGCATAATTGGGAAAGGAGGGGCTACCATAAA GTCATTTATTGAAGGCTCCCAAGCTGGCATTAAGATATCTCCACAGGATAATAATTTTTATGGCTTGAATGATAGGCTAGTAACAGTTACTGGCACTCTAGATGAGCAGTTGCGAGCAATTGATTTGATTCTTTCCAAGCTTTGTGAAGACTCTTATTACTCACAAGCTATGCATGCCCCATTTTCATATGCAG GTATTTTCTTCTCTGGTTTTCATGGTATTCCATATGCATATATGCTTCCTTCTGTTGCTACAGCGACTTACAATTCAATGAGCTATGCACCAAATGGGGCTGGAGTGAAGTTTCCGAATCACAAG GAGGATCATAGCAACTCTATCACGATTGGTGTTTCTGATGAGCATATAGGACTGGTTCTTGGTCGTGGTGGAAGGAATATCATGGAAATCAGTCAG GTAAGCGGTGCCAGGATAAAAATATCGGATAGGGGTGATTTCATGTCTGGAACAAATGACAG GAAAGTCACAATCATGGGATCACAGAGAGCAATTCATCAAGCAGAGTCCATGATACTGCAGAAGGTAGCAAACGTCAGTGAGAGGGTGATGGATTAG
- the LOC108453630 gene encoding protein BTR1 isoform X2, protein MESTESSYMSSPEAARKRSPPPPKSPTSENAEKPTYVRFLVSNAAAGSVIGKGGSTITEFQSKSGARIQLSRNHEFFPGTSDRIIMVSGAIDDILKAVELILAKLLDELNIKDNDDVEPRTKVRLIVSNSSCGSIIGKGGATIKSFIEGSQAGIKISPQDNNFYGLNDRLVTVTGTLDEQLRAIDLILSKLCEDSYYSQAMHAPFSYAATYNSMSYAPNGAGVKFPNHKEDHSNSITIGVSDEHIGLVLGRGGRNIMEISQVSGARIKISDRGDFMSGTNDRKVTIMGSQRAIHQAESMILQKVANVSERVMD, encoded by the exons atggagtcGACGGAGTCGTCTTATATGTCATCACCAGAGGCTGCGAGGAAGAGATCTCCGCCGCCACCTAAATCGCCGACTTCTG AGAATGCAGAGAAGCCTACATATGTCAGGTTTCTTGTCTCCAATGCTGCGGCTGGTTCAGTAATTGGAAAGGGTGGTTCAACAATTACCGAATTTCAGTCAAAATCAGGAGCTCGAATCCAGTTGTCACGCAATCATGAATTTTTCCCGGGAACATCAGACAGGATCATTATGGTCTCTGGAGCAATTGATGATATACTCAAAGCTGTGGAACTTATCCTTGCAAAATTATTGGATGAG CTTAATATCAAAGATAATGATGATGTTGAACCTAGAACAAAAGTGAGGCTAATTGTTTCCAATAGCTCTTGTGGCAGCATAATTGGGAAAGGAGGGGCTACCATAAA GTCATTTATTGAAGGCTCCCAAGCTGGCATTAAGATATCTCCACAGGATAATAATTTTTATGGCTTGAATGATAGGCTAGTAACAGTTACTGGCACTCTAGATGAGCAGTTGCGAGCAATTGATTTGATTCTTTCCAAGCTTTGTGAAGACTCTTATTACTCACAAGCTATGCATGCCCCATTTTCATATGCAG CGACTTACAATTCAATGAGCTATGCACCAAATGGGGCTGGAGTGAAGTTTCCGAATCACAAG GAGGATCATAGCAACTCTATCACGATTGGTGTTTCTGATGAGCATATAGGACTGGTTCTTGGTCGTGGTGGAAGGAATATCATGGAAATCAGTCAG GTAAGCGGTGCCAGGATAAAAATATCGGATAGGGGTGATTTCATGTCTGGAACAAATGACAG GAAAGTCACAATCATGGGATCACAGAGAGCAATTCATCAAGCAGAGTCCATGATACTGCAGAAGGTAGCAAACGTCAGTGAGAGGGTGATGGATTAG